Proteins from one Cryptomeria japonica chromosome 4, Sugi_1.0, whole genome shotgun sequence genomic window:
- the LOC131047960 gene encoding protein PXR1-like → MGDQTISIDEDLIAQVTGLCKEGSNYYRDIKLSKEAIERYPKTKKEKKHLVSTKPSSLKAKKKSKEKVFQIRSSSKEEVSEDYEKDEPQSPRKKKSKTSIQIRNKQKRQKDNDMELEEKAQRKDPDVDHKLEEEITQEGFDQRVDGNVDKITSGDVPKNEQDNSGEKTPPSNPPTEGLKEYVEDLSKTIARAE, encoded by the exons atgggagatcaaacaatctccattgatgaagacctcatcgCTCAGGTCACGGGTCTTTGCAAggaaggaagcaattactacaGAGACATAAAATTGAGCAAGGAGGCTATTGAGCGATACCCTAAAACAAAAAAGGAGAAGAAGCACCTG GTGAGTACCAAGCCCTCCTCCTTGAAGGCTAAGAAAAAATCTAAAGAAAAGGTTTTCCAGATCCGCTCCTCCTCGAAGGAGGAGGTCTCTGAGGATTATGAGAAGGATGAACCCCAGTCTCCTCGGAAAAAGAAAAGTAAAACTTCCATTCAGATAAGGAACAAACAGAAGAGGCAAAAAGATAATGATATGGAGCTGGAAGAAAAAGCGCAGAGAAAGGATCCTGACGTCGACCATAAATTGGAGGAGGAGATCACACAGGAAGGTTTTGATCAGAGGGTTGATGGAAATGTTGATAAGATCACTAGTGGTGACGTCCCCAAAAATGAACAAGACAATTCTGGTGAGAAAACTCCCCCTTCAAATCCTCCCACTGAGGGATTAAAAG aatatgttgaggatttgagtaAAACTATTGCCAGAGCCGAATAg